From a region of the Labeo rohita strain BAU-BD-2019 unplaced genomic scaffold, IGBB_LRoh.1.0 scaffold_97, whole genome shotgun sequence genome:
- the cunh5orf63 gene encoding glutaredoxin-like protein C5orf63 homolog isoform X1 encodes MLHSVDLFKNGLNTTQIFWFMLLSGVARAVRHCSRTPLPVLTLFTKDPCPLCDEAKEALEPYKHRFELQEVDITRPENRVWFDRYRYDIPVFHLNGQFLMMHRVNLALLERRLDKTTGAAQQ; translated from the exons ATGTTGCACAGTGTTGACCTGTTTAAAAATGggttaaacacaacacaaatctTCTGGT TCATGCTGCTGTCCGGTGTCGCGCGTGCGGTCAGACACTGCAGCCGGACACCGCTGCCCGTCCTCACGCTCTTCACTAAG GATCCGTGCCCTTTGTGCGACGAAGCAAAAGAAGCTCTGGAGCCGTACAAACACAGG TTTGAGCTGCAGGAGGTCGACATCACCCGTCCGGAGAACAGAGTCTGGTTCGACAGGTACCGATATGACATCCCTGTCTTTCATTTAAACGGACAGTTTCTGATGATGCACCGCGTGAACTTGGCTCTCCTCGAAAGGCGTCTGGATAAAACCACCGGAGCAGCTCAGCAATAA
- the cunh5orf63 gene encoding glutaredoxin-like protein C5orf63 homolog isoform X2 yields the protein MLLSGVARAVRHCSRTPLPVLTLFTKDPCPLCDEAKEALEPYKHRFELQEVDITRPENRVWFDRYRYDIPVFHLNGQFLMMHRVNLALLERRLDKTTGAAQQ from the exons ATGCTGCTGTCCGGTGTCGCGCGTGCGGTCAGACACTGCAGCCGGACACCGCTGCCCGTCCTCACGCTCTTCACTAAG GATCCGTGCCCTTTGTGCGACGAAGCAAAAGAAGCTCTGGAGCCGTACAAACACAGG TTTGAGCTGCAGGAGGTCGACATCACCCGTCCGGAGAACAGAGTCTGGTTCGACAGGTACCGATATGACATCCCTGTCTTTCATTTAAACGGACAGTTTCTGATGATGCACCGCGTGAACTTGGCTCTCCTCGAAAGGCGTCTGGATAAAACCACCGGAGCAGCTCAGCAATAA
- the lmnb1 gene encoding lamin-B1, with the protein MASAACTPAGQQTLSRGSSSATPLSPARISRLQEKEELQQLNDRLAAYIDTVRSLESENSLLQLQISEREEVRSRELTGLKALYETELADARKALDDTARERARLQIELGKIKTEHEQLQHTYAKKDADLASTQARLKEVEALLNSREAALNTAVSERKALENTVTDLQLHVQELEGGLSSAKKQLSDETLLRVDLENRCQSLMEELDFRKNMFEEEIKDTRRRHETRLVEVDSGRQMEYEFKLAQALADMRQQHDEQVKLYKDEMEQTYVAKLENVRLSSEMNSSSASMAREELRESTLRVESLTAQLANLQKEARAWQDQISDLEAALSREKDLSRRLLADKEREIAEIRAKMQQQLDEYEQLLDVKLALDMEINAYRKLLEGEEERLKLSPSPSSRVTVSRASSSRSVRTTRGKRKRVDVEESEASSSVSIAHSASATGNVCVDELDVDGKFIRLHNNSEQDQPMAGFHLTRTISDVSATYKFTAKYVLKAGQKVTIWASNAGVSSNPPTDLIWKNQSSWGSGENIKVVLLSPDGEEVAVRSTVFKTAVEEEEEEEEDKEAEVIEERFFHQQGDPRTAKRGCSIM; encoded by the exons ATGGCGAGCGCGGCGTGCACTCCGGCCGGGCAGCAGACGTTGTCCCGCGGCAGCAGCAGCGCTACTCCACTGAGCCCGGCGCGGATCTCCCGCCTGCAGGAGAAGGAGGAGCTGCAGCAGCTCAACGACCGGCTGGCCGCCTACATCGACACGGTCCGCAGCCTGGAGTCCGAGAACAGCCTCCTGCAGCTCCAGATCAGCGAGCGAGAGGAGGTGCGGAGCCGCGAGCTCACGGGGCTCAAAGCGCTCTACGAGACCGAGCTGGCGGACGCGCGCAAGGCGCTGGATGACACGGCGCGGGAGCGCGCACGGCTGCAGATCGAGCTGGGCAAGATTAAGACCGAGCACGAGCAGCTGCAGCACAC ATACGCTAAGAAGGACGCTGACCTCGCCAGCACTCAGGCCCGACTGAAAGAAGTTGAAGCCCTGCTGAACTCTAGAGAGGCGGCGCTGAACACCGCGGTGTCCGAGAGGAAGGCGCTGGAGAACACCGTGACAGACCTGCAGCTCCACGTCCAGGAG CTGGAGGGAGGTTTGAGCTCTGCTAAGAAGCAGCTGTCAGACGAGACTCTGCTGCGTGTGGATCTGGAGAACCGCTGCCAGAGCCTCATGGAGGAGCTGGACTTCAGGAAGAACATGTTTGAGGAG GAAATCAAGGACACTCGCCGCAGACACGAGACCCGTCTGGTGGAGGTGGACTCGGGCCGTCAGATGGAGTACGAGTTCAAGCTGGCTCAGGCGCTGGCCGACATGAGACAGCAACACGACGAGCAGGTCAAACTCTACAAGGACGAGATGGAGCAGACTTATGTGGCCAAG CTGGAGAACGTGCGTCTGTCCTCCGAGATGAACAGCTCTTCAGCCAGCATGGCCCGCGAGGAGCTGCGCGAGTCCACGCTGAGAGTCGAGAGTCTGACCGCTCAACTCGCCAACCTGCAGAAAGAG GCGCGTGCGTGGCAGGATCAGATCAGCGATCTGGAAGCGGCTCTGAGCCGCGAGAAGGATTTGAGCCGCAGGTTACTGGCAGACAAAGAGCGAGAGATCGCAGAGATCAGAGCCAAGATGCAGCAGCAGCTGGACGAGTACGAGCAACTGCTGGACGTCAAACTGGCGCTGGACATGGAGATCAACGCCTACAGGAAGCTGCTGGAGGGAGAAGAGGAAAG GTTGAAGCTGTCTCCCAGCCCCTCGTCTCGTGTGACGGTGTCTCGGGCGTCCTCCAGTCGCAGCGTTCGCACCACGCGTGGGAAGAGAAAGCGAGTGGACGTGGAGGAGTCGGAGGCGAGCAGCAGCGTCAGTATCGCTCACTCTGCGTCCGCCACTGGAAACGTCTGCGTCGACGAGCTGGACGTGGACGGGAAGTTCATCCGCTTGCACAACAACTCTGAGCAG GATCAACCCATGGCAGGATTTCATCTGACCAGAACTATCAGTGATGTTTCAGCTACGTATAAATTCACTGCCAAATACGTCTTGAAGGCTGGACAGAAAGTAACG ATCTGGGCGTCTAATGCGGGCGTGAGCTCCAATCCTCCTACTGACCTGATCTGGAAGAACCAGAGCTCATGGGGGAGCGGCGAGAACATTAAAGTGGTTCTGCTGAGCCCAGACGGAGAG GAAGTAGCTGTGAGGAGCACTGTATTCAAGACTGCAgtggaagaagaggaggaggaggaggaagacaAGGAAGCTGAAGTCATTGAGGAGCGTTTCTTTCACCAGCAG GGAGATCCTCGTACCGCCAAGAGAGGTTGTTCGATCATGTGA
- the phax gene encoding phosphorylated adapter RNA export protein: protein MAGDRDRMAELEDGELESDHESEMRDAAAERVQVSSYRSTGPSLSAASVSGYRSYTNTDSSDSDAGSEDEALPWRHKRLKCSGAPVSAAAGPFARKVNNIWGSVVQEQSQEAVAAELGIMGMEGSVSMSSRQSETYNYVLARKMMEREREEEEEGLKSMLDGELEGYMQRKERDQEEKSCLKRKRSAKERLGPRAEMDVKGRYELREDDPDQRVVDEIAHRLMEPKKDLIERVVRVIGKKKAIELLSETATVEQNGGLYTVDGSRRRTPGGVYLNLLKNTPSISDGQVKEIFHEENQKEYNNKKAAKKRRKRIVAKKMKQAISTLNLQEHDDVSRETFASDTEEALGSLEEAPEGPSESALGTEDNPVVYNSNDLEVF, encoded by the exons ATGGCGGGTGATAGAGACAGAATGGCGGAGCTGGAGGACGGAGAGCTGGAGTCTGATCACGAGTCTGAGATGCGCGATGCTGCGGCGGAGCGAGTGCAG GTCTCATCTTATCGGAGCACAGGACCTTCCTTGAGCGCCGCGTCCGTCTCAGGATACCGCAGCTACACGAACACCGACTCCAGCGACAGCGACGCTGGCTCTGAAGACGAGGCCTTACCCTGGAGACACAAGCGTCTCAAGTGCTCCGGCGCTCCCGTCAGCGCCGCCGCGGGACCCTTCGCCCGCAAGGTCAACAACATCTGGGGCTCCGTGGTGCAGGAGCAGAGCCAGGAAGCCGTGGCGGCGGAGCTGGGCATCATGGGAATGGAGGGGAGCGTCAGCATGAGCAGCCGCCAGAGCGAGACCTATAATTACGTCCTGGCCCGCAAGATGATGGAGAGAGAGCgcgaggaggaggaagaggggCTGAAGAGCATGCTGGACGGGGAGCTGGAGGGGTACATGCAGCGGAAAGAACGCGACCAGGAGGAGAAGAGCTGTCTGAAGAGAAAGCGGTCGGCCAAGGAGAGGCTGGGCCCGCGGGCCGAGATGGACGTGAAGGGCCGATACGAGCTCAGGGAGGACGACCCTGATCAGAGAGTGGTTGATGAAATCGCTCACAG ACTCATGGAGCCCAAGAAGGATCTGATAGAGCGAGTGGTGAGAGTGATaggaaagaagaaagccatCGAGCTGCTGTCAGAGACGGCCACCGTTGAACAGAATGGAGGACTCTACACTGTG GATGGCAGTAGGAGACGGACACCAGGTGGAGTGTATCTGAACTTACTGAAGAACACGCCCAGCATCTCTGACGGACAGGTGAAG GAGATCTTTCATGAGGAGAACCAGAAagaatacaacaacaaaaaggcTGCGAAGAAGCGACGGAAACGAATAGTAGCGAAGAAGATGAAGCAGGCCATCAGCACGCTCAATCTCCAGGAACACGACGACGTCTCGCGAGAAACGTTTGCCAGTGACACGGAAGAGGCTTTGGGGTCCCTGGAGGAGGCCCCCGAGGGCCCGTCGGAGTCAGCGCTGGGCACGGAAGACAACCCCGTCGTGTACAACTCAAACGACCTAGAGGTTTTCTAA